From Cryobacterium sp. GrIS_2_6:
AATTGACCGGTCGCGCTACGACGTGATCCCGATCGGGATCACCCGCGACGGTGCGTTCGTGCTCGAAGCGGATGACCCGGCGCACTTCGCACTCGGATCCTCCGCAGCGGAGCTTCCCGTCGTCACCGACAACGGTAGCCGGGTGCACTGGCCGGAATCGTCCCTCGACCGCACGCTCCGCGTCGTCGACGCCCCCGGTGCCGCAGCCCGCGTGCTCGGCAGCGTTGACCTCGTCTTCCCGATCCTGCACGGCCCGTACGGTGAGGACGGCACCATCCAGGGGCTCCTCGAACTGCTCGGCCTGCCGTTCGTCGGATCCGGCGTGCTCGCCTCGGCGCTCGGGATGGACAAGCACTTCACCAAGACCGTTTTCCAGCAGGCCTCGCTTCCGGTCGCACCGTGGCGCACGATCACTGCGGCCGACTGGGCCGAAGCGCCCGGAATGGCCTACGCGGCCCTCGCCGAACTCGGGCTGCCCGCCTTCGTCAAGCCGGCCCGCGCCGGCTCGAGCGTCGGCGTGAGCCGGGTCACAGACCCCGCCGAGCTGGTCCGTGCCATGGAGACCGCCCTCGCGGAGGACGACAAGGTCCTGATCGAGGCCGGTCTCGTGGGCCGCGAACTCGAGGTGGCCGTGCTGCAGGGCCCTCCGGGGGAGCCGTCGCGGGCATCCGTCGCCGGAGAGGTACTCGTCACCGGGCGTGACTTCTACGACTTCGACGCCAAGTACCTGGGGGCAGCGGGCATCCAACTGGTATGCCCGGCCGCCCTGACCCCGGCCGAGCTCGCCGAGATGCAGCGGATGGCGATCCGGGCGTTCGAGGCCATCGACGGTGCCGGGCTGGCGCGGGTCGACTTCTTCCTGACGGACACCGGCTGGGTCATCAACGAGATCAACACCATGCCCGGCTTCACGCCGATCTCGATGTTCCCGACGTGCTGGCTGCAGAGCGGCTATACGTATCCCGCGCTCATCGACGAATTAATCTCTGTCGCGCTCGCCCGCCGCGGTGTCCGGGAGCGGGACCCGCTTCCTGCCTGAACAGGTGCGGCAGGCGTCGTTCAGGGCGCGAGGGTTCCGCCGTCGGTGGGCAGGGTCACGTCGGCGGCCCCGAGGCACTTGGCCGTCGCGGGGATGACCGCCATCACGGCGGCCAGGTCGACGAGCACCGTCGAGCCGCTGACCTTGCCCGAGTCGATGACGACCTCGCTCGCCGGGGTGCGCCCGTACGTCGTGTACCGGTAGAGCGGTGCGGCGGAGTCGTCTTCGATCCAGTCGATGCCGTTGACGTTGAGGCACGGCAGCGTCGTGGGAGCAGGCACCGCGACGCCGCAGTGCAGCAGCACGGCGGCCGGGCTGCCCCACGCGCCCGTCGCCTGGGCGTTCGTTTCGCGTTCGGCCTGGTCGGCGACGAGCGTCGGCAGGTGCACGACGACGTCTGCACAACCGGGGTTCACCGCGTCCGCCGCGGGTTCGAGGGCGACGCTCGCCGTGCATCCGCTCAGGAGCACGACGCCGGCCAGGGCGAGCGTCGACGTGGCGAGGCTGCGGCGGGTACGGGAACGGAGAGACATTCCATTCAGGCTACCGTTTGAAGATGACCACTGCTGCGAGAACCCCTGCCGCGAACGCATCCTCGGCGGCTGCGTCGGAATCTCGGGCTGCGCGAGACACCGGTGCGGCTGCGACGAACGCGGGGCCGGCGAACCAGACCCTCGCCGAGCTCAGCGAGGGCGAGGTGCTCGCCCGCATCTTTCCGCGGCTGCCGGATGCTGCGACTCAGCTGCTCGGACCCGGCGACGATGCGGCCGTGCTCCGCGCCCCCGACGGGCGATACGTCGTCACGACCGACATGATGATCCAGGGGCCCGACTTCCGGATGGCGTGGTCCACGCCGCACGACCTCGGCTGGAAGGCCGCGGCCACCAACCTGTCAGACGTCGCCGCGATGGGCGCCCGCCCGACGGCGCTCGTCGTTGCGATCGCGGCGCCGCCGTCGACCCCCATCTCCGTGATCGAGGGCATCGCGGACGGCCTCCGGGACTGCTGCGCAGTGCTCGCACCGGGATGCGGCGTCGTCGGTGGCGACCTGTCCGCCTCTGACGCCCTCACGTTGGCCGTCACGGCCTTCGGAGACCTCGAGGGACGGGAGCCGGTCCTGCGCTCCGGAGCGCGCGCAGGCGATGTCGTGGCCCTCGCCGGGGGGCTCGGCGAGGCCGGGGCCGGCCTCGCGCTGCTCTTCCGGCACGGAGTCGACACGAACGGTGTTCCGGATGCCGCGCTGGCCGCGGCCGTGCGGGAGCGCTACCCGGTCGAGGTGGGCGCCCAGCTCGCCCCGACGCCGCCGATCGACCGCGGCCCTGCCGCGTCCCTCGCGGGCGCGACCGCGATGATGGACCTCTCCGACGGCCTCTTCATCGACGCCGGGCGCCTTGCCAAGGCGAGCGGGGTCGGCATCGACTTCGCGGCGGATTCCCTCGGCGACAGCGTCGGACTCGCGCTCGGCGGCGGCGAGGACCACGGCCTGCTCGCGACCTTCCCTGCCGGCGCCGTGCTGCCCGAGGGCTTCCGTGTGATCGGCAGGACTACGGATGCCGCCGGCACGGTCCTCGTCGACGGCTGCGCGCACGAGCAGGGCGGCTGGGACCCGTACCGCGGCTGGGACGGCGCCCTCGGCTGACCGCGCCTGCGGCGGCTACGAGCCGGCGAGCACCGGGGCGGCGTACCAGACGGTCGTGTCGCCGTAGTCCTTGCGGCGCTCGGAAGCGAGGCCAGGACCCCAGGACGGCTCAGGGGAGCGGGAGCTGCGCTCGACGACGACGAGGGCGTCCGGGTCGAGCAGGGGGGTCAGGGCGAGCAGGTTGTGCCCGAGTTCCACGTCGGAGAGCTCATACGGCGGGTCGAGGAAGACGAGTTCGAACCCGTCGCCCGTCGCCGCGAGAAATGACTGTACGGCCTGCGCGGAGACGCGGATCGACGGGGCGTCCTTCTTCGGGGCGGCCTTGAGCACCGCGTCGGTGTTCTTCCGGCACATCTGAGCGGCCCCGTAGCTGTTCTCGACGAGGGTCACGATGCGGGCACCCCTGCTCGCGGCCTCGAGCCCGAGGGAACCGGAGCCCGCATAGAGGTCGAGCACCCGGGCGCCCCGGATGATGTCACGGGCGTCGAGGGCGGAGAAGATCGCCTCGCGCACCCGGTCGCTCGTGGGGCGTGTGCCCGACTTGGGAACAGCGAGGGGCAGGGAACCGGCGAACCCGGAGATGATGCGCGTCATGTCCGTTCGAGCCTAGCCGGACCGCAGTGTCGGCGGCCGCGCCTACGATCGAAGGATGACGGATGCGACCGCGGCGGACGGCGAGAAGCTCACCGGCGCCCTGACCCTGGATACCCCGCTCACGGCACGCGGAACGATAACGGCCGCCGACGCGAAATCGCTCGCCAAGGCGTTCGACATGCGCACCGTCGGCGACCTGCTCAGTCATTACCCTCGCCGCTACGCCAGGCGCGGCGAGCTCAGCGCGATCAGCGAACTGCCGCTCGACGAACAGGTCACGATCTTCGCCGAGGTGCGTTCGGTCTCCACCCACGACATGAAGACCCGCAAGGGCTCGATCACGACCGTCAAGATCTCCGACGGCCGCGGCATCCTCACCCTCACGTTCTTCAACCAGGCCTGGCGCGAGAAGCTGCTCGCACCGGGCACCCGCGGCATGTTCACCGGCAAGGTCACCTCGTTCAAGAACCAGCTGCAGCTCGCACATCCGCACTACAAGCTCTTCGTCGCCGGGAGCGACGAGGAACAGGAACACGAGATTCCCACGGAAGGCGAGGCCTGGCTCGTCGAGCCCGTCCCGGTCTACCCGGCGACCGCCGCGGTCGCGAGCTGGGACTTCCAGACGATCGTCGGAAAGATACTCAAGCACCTCGGCCCCGTCGAGGACCCGCTCCCGCCCGCGCTCCGCGCCGAACGCGGCCTGCTGCCGCACCGGAAGGCCCTCGAGCTCATCCACCAACCCGCCGTCGACGCCGACTGGATCAGGGCCCGCGACACCCTCCGGTTCACCGAGGCATTCGTGCTGCAGAGCGCGCTCGTGCAGCAGCGAAACGCCGCCAGGGCGACGAAGTCGACCGCACGGGTGCCCGTCCCCGGCGGGTACCTCGAACGCTTCGACGCCCGCCTTCCGTTCACCCTCACCGGCGACCAGCAGACCGTTGGCGCCGAGATCGCGAGGGACCTCGCCGACACCGCACCGATGAACCGGCTCCTGCAGGGCGAGGTTGGCTCCGGCAAGACGCTCGTCGCGCTCCGGGCGATGCTCGCCGTCGCCGACACCGGGGGACAGGCCGCCCTGCTCGCGCCGACGGAGGTGCTCGCGGCCCAGCATCTGCGGTCGATAGTGCAGATACTCGGCCCCGACCTGGCCGCAGAACTTGTGCCCGTGCTGCTCACCGGCAAACTGCCCGTCGCCCTTCGGCGCAAGGCGTTGCTGCGCGCGGTCTCCGGCCAGGCCAGGATCGTGATCGGCACGCACGCCCTCCTGGCCGAATCGGTATCGTTCTTCGACCTCGGACTCGTGGTCATCGACGAACAGCACCGCTTCGGCGTCGATCAGCGCGAGGCACTCCGCCTCAAGGGTGCTGTGCCACCACACCTCCTCGTGCTGACGGCGACACCGATCCCGCGCACGGTGGCCATGACGGTCTTCGGCGACCTTGACGTGTCGACGATCGCGATGCTCCCGGCCGGCCGGCAGGGCATCCAGACCTATGTCGTGGCGCTCGCCGAAAAGCCGCAGACCTTCTCGCGCGTCTGGACCCGGCTGGCCGAGGAGGTCGCCCTCGGGCGGCAGGGTTTCGTCGTGTGTCCTGCGATCGCGCCGAAGGAACTCGAGGAGGGTCAGGAATTCGAACAGCCGGCGACAGAGAAGGGCGCCGCCGACGCCGCGCCGGCCGTACCCCCGGAATCCGTCGAGGTCGTGCTCGAGAGGCTGCGCGCCCGGCCAGAGCTCGCCGCGGCCAGGATCGAACCACTGCACGGCCGGATGACCGCGGACCAGAAGGACCAGATCATGCTCGCCTTCGCCGCGGGCCAGATCGATGTGCTCGTGGCGACCACGGTGATCGAGGTCGGCGTCGACGTGCCGAACGCTTCGGTGATGGTGGTGCTCGACGCCGACAGGTTCGGCGTCTCGCAGCTCCACCAGTTGCGCGGGCGGGTCGGCCGCGGTGGGGTGCCGGGGCTCTGCCTGCTCGTCACCCGTGCGGAAGCCGACTCTCTCGCCCGGTCGAGGGTCGAGGCCGTCGCCGCGACCCTCGACGGCTTCGAGCTCGCCGAGATCGACCTCGAGCTGCGCAGGGAGGGCGACGTGCTCGGCAGCACGCAGTCCGGCGGGCGTTCCTCGCTGCGCCTGCTCCGGGTCGCGACCGACGGCGAACTCATCCTCGAGGCGCGTACCCACGCGCAGGAGCTCGCGGCGGATGACCCCGAGCTCGCGAGCGTGCCGGCCCTGCGCGATGCGGTGCGCCGGCGACTCGACGACGCGGAACGCGCCTCGCTCACCAAGGGCTGAACGCCGGACCGCCGAATGAGACCCGACCAGCGCAATCGTCACCGGTCGGGGTTGTTTCGGGCACCCAGCTACCCGCGAAGTGGGGGTGATTCCCGGCCTATCCCGTCCCGCGAGCGCGGTGCTACGGTGCCTCAACAATCAAACAGGTCCTTCCCCTGGCTTGCGCACCAGCACGATCGGGGACGATTTGGGAGTCTATCCGGGCTCGGTGAAGAGCTTAATCGACCCGGGTGCCGTCCGCCGGGAATCGTCGACCACACCGCGATGGAACACACCCGGCCCACGCACCCGCCCACCTTTTCGATTCCCGACGCCCGAACGGAAGTTGACATGATCCAGTCCTATCTGCGGAACGCAAGCGATGCGCCACGAGTGACCTTGCGTAGTCCCCTCCGGCGGCGGCCAAGGTGGCGCGCCTTCGGAACCGTGTCCGTGATGATGCTGTCCCTGGGATCGGTTCTCGGACTGTCAGTCCCGGCCCAAGCGGCGATCTCTGACCCGCCGACCGTCGTCAGCTTTACTTTCGACGACGGCAACGCCGATCAGGTTGCGGCTCTGCCGATCCTCGAAGCTGCCAACATGCGAGGCACCTTCTATGTCCCAACCGGATGGGTCGGCGCCTCGGGTTATCTCAATTTGGCCCAGTTGACGGCACTCAAGAACAGCGGGCATGAGATCGGTGGCCACACGGTTAGCCACCCGGATCTGGCGACCCTCCCAGCTGTTGAGGTCACCAAGCAAATCTGTCAGGGCCGTAACACCCTGGATTCCTGGGGCTTCCCGACTACTGACTTCGCATACCCATACGCGAGTGTGACGCCGGCTATCGAAGCCGCGGTCAGCGCGTGCGGCTTCAACAGTGCCCGCAATCTGGGCGACACTTTCACGCGGTTCGGGGGTACCCCCGGTCTGTTCGCCGAGACGATCCCGCCCGCCGATGCCTTCCAGACTCGGGCGCCCGACGAAGTTGACTCGACGTGGACCCTCGCCGATCTGCAGAAGACCGTGACCGACGCCGAGACAAGCGGCGGCGGTTGGGTCCAACTGACATTTCACCACGTCTGCGACACGGCACCGGGCGTGTGCGACCCGCTGAACCTGACGATCACCCCGACCCTGCTTCAACAATTCGTCAGCTGGCTCGCCGCCCGGGCACCCACTGCATCGGGATCCACCACCAACACGACGGTGAAGACAGTACAGCAGGTGATCGGCGGGGCTGTGAAGCCCTTGGTCGCGTCCACGAACACTTTCAGGGCGGCACCTGCCGCAGGCGTGAACGGCGTGATCAACCCGAGCCTCGAGACGGCGAGCAGTATTGTCACGGTTCCCGCACAGCCCCCCCAGTGCTGGCAGTCCGGCGGCTTCGGTATCAGCACGGCTACCCTCACGACGCTGGGCACGGCCGCCGAGGCGCATAGCGGGACAAAGGCCGAACAACTCGTGGTGACGGGCTTGGTCAGCGGTGACGCGAAGCTCGCCCTGATGCAGGACCTCGGCACCTGTGCACCGACCGCGACCCCCGGTCACACCTACTCATTGCGAGCTTGGTACAAGTCGACAGTGACCACCCAGTTCGACCTGTTCTACCGCAACGCAGTCGGAGGCTGGACCTACCAGACATCGAGCCCGCTGTTCGCTGCGGCCACCGCGTATACGCAGGCGGCCTGGACGACGCCGGTCGTGCCTGCCGGCGTCACCGGGATCAGCTTCGGACTCAATTTGATCAGCAACGGCACGCTGGTGACCGATGACTACGCCCTGTATGACACCGTCGGGGCCCCTGCGACCGTGGTGACGCCGGCCGTCCCGACCATCACAGGTGTTGCCGCGGTCCGACAGGTCCTCACCGCCGTTCCAGGAGCCTGGACCCCGGTTCCGATCGCCTTCACCTACCAGTGGTCGGTTGGAGGGGTCATCGTTCCCGGTGCAACCGCCGTGACGTATACACCCGTCCTCGCCGACCAGGGGAAGACCGTCACCGTGACAGTCACCGGCACGGCGACCGGCCTTCCCGCGGTTTCCGCGACAAGCGTCGCGAGCGCCGCAGTGGCTGCGCCCGCCGCGGCGACGGCCACGCGGTTGTGGGGTCAGGATGCTTATGGCACGTCGGCCGCGATCTCGGCTGGCACGTTCCCGACGCCGGGTGTGCCGGTCGCGTACGTTGCGACGGGCGAGACCTACCAGGATGCATTGTCCGGTGCCGGTGCTGCCGGGGTGAACAAGGGTCCGGTACTGCTCGTCCAGCAGAATGGGATCCCGGGTGTCATCGCGGCGGAGCTTGCCCGGTTGAAGCCGGCTCGGATCGTGGTGCTCGGCGGTAATCTGGCTGTCTCGGATGGTGTCTTCGCGAGCCTCTCCGGGGTCGCGCCGACGACGCGGTTGTGGGGTCAGGATGCCTATGGCACGTCGGCCGCGATCTCCGCTGGCACGTTCCCGACGCCGGGTGTGCCGGTCGCGTACGTTGCGACGGGCGAGACCTACCAGGATGCATTGTCCGGTGCCGGTGCTGCCGGGGTGAACAAGGGTCCGGTACTGCTCGTCCAGCAGAATGGGATCCCGGGTGTCATCGCGGCGGAGCTTGCCCGGTTGAAGCCGGCTCGGATCGTGGTGCTCGGCGGTAATCTGGCTGTCTCGGATGGTGTCTTCGCGAGCCTCTCCGGGGTCGCGCCGACGACGCGGTTGTGGGGTCAGGATGCCTATGGCACGTCGGCCGCGATCTCCGCTGGCACGTTCCCGACGCCGGGTGTGCCGGTGGTCTACCTGGCCACGGGCGAGACCTACCAGGATGCATTGTCTGGTGCCGGTGCCGCCGGCGTCAACCAGGGACCGGTGCTCCTCGTCCAGCCCAACGGCATTCCCGCCGTCATCGCGGCTGAGCTCGCCCGGTTGAAGCCGGCCCGGATCGTGATTCTCGGCGGAAACCTCGCGGTGTCCGACGCGGTCATGGCCCAGTCGCTGGCCCTGGTCGGCTAGATCGCGCACGAAGGCCAGGCGGGAGACTCCGCCTGGCCTTTCGCGCGCGCTCACCGGCCGGCGAATTTGGCCTCCCAGCAGGGCGAATGCCGAGAGTGTGCCGCCCGGGGAGGCGCGAGACGTGCTCGCGGGTTAGGGTATTGCGTATGCGCAGGATCGCCGTTGTCCCTGGTTCATTCGACCCCGTCACGCTGGGTCACCTCGACGTGATCGAACGGGCGGCGGGCCTCTTCGATGAAGTGCACGTGCTCGTCGTGCACAACCCCGACAAGACGGCCCTCCTGCCGATCAGCCAGCGCGTCTCCCTTCTGCAGCGGGCGATCGCAGACGCCGGGCTCCCGGACACCATCATCGTCGCTTCCTGGAGCATGGGCCTCCTCGTCGACTATTGCCTCGAGGTCGGGGCGAGCGTGCTCATCAAGGGCATCCGTTCCCAGGTCGACGTCGCATACGAGACACCGATGGCGATCGTGAACCGCAACCTCGCGGGCGTCGAGACCATCTTCATGCTGCCTGACCCGGCGAATGCGCACGTCTCCAGCTCCCTCGTGCGACAGGTCGCCGCGCTCGGCGGCGACATCGCGCCATACGTGCCCCGCGTCGTCGCGCAATACCTGCAAAAGGCACCCGTGTGACCGCCCCGCCCGCCGGCGCGACAACGGATGTCCCCGCGGGCGTCCCGACGCAACGCGCCCCGGGCATCCGACCGGCACCGGCGACCGTGCCGGGGGCGGACCCCGCACCCGACGCAGACCTCGACCTCGACCTCGTGGCCGAGGCCGGCCGGGCCATCGTCCGCAACGTCGAAACGGTCATCGCAGGCAAGCACTCAGCCGTCGTCACCGCCCTGACCGTGCTCCTCGCCGAGGGCCATCTCCTCATCGAGGACGTGCCCGGCGTCGGCAAGACCATGCTGGCCAAGGCCCTCGCCCGCTCAGTCGACTGCTCAGTCAGCCGCATCCAGTTCACACCGGACCTGCTCCCTTCCGACGTCACGGGCGTGAGCGTCTTCAACCAGGTCGACCGCAGGTTCGAGTTCAAGCCGGGGGCCATCTTCGCGAACATCGTGATCGGCGACGAGATCAACCGGGCGAGCCCGAAGACCCAGTCGGCTCTCCTCGAGTGCATGGAGGAACGCCAGGTCACCGTCGACGGCGCGACCTACCTCCTTCCGCTCCCGTTCACGGTCGTCGCGACCCAGAATCCGATCGAGATGGAGGGCACATACGCCCTCCCCGAGGCCCAGCGGGACCGTTTCATGGCCCGGATCTCGATGGGCTATCCCGACACGACCTCCGAGCTCGCGATGCTCGACTCCCGCGACACCTCGAGCCCGCTCGCCGGAATCGACGCCGTCGTCACCGGCGCCCAGTTGCGGGCCATGATGACGGCGGCCCGCGGTGTCTTCGCCTCCAGCGCCGTCAAGCAGTACGCCGTCGACATCGTGCGGGCCACCCGTTCGGACAAGGACCTCCGCCTCGGCGCGAGCCCGCGGGCAACCCTGCAGCTCATCCGTGCCGCCAAGGCGCAATCCGCTCTGCAGGGCCGTGACTTCGTGCTCCCCGACGACATCGATGCGCTTGCCGTCGCCGTCCTCGGCCACCGGCTGGTGGCGAGCAGCCGGGTGCTCGGGCACCAGCATCAGGACTCGAGCCCGCTGCTCGAGGACATCGTGCGCCGGATCCTCGCGGCGACCCCGGTGCCGCTCGGCGCCTCCGGTCGACCGTAGCCGCCATGTCTGCGCGGCGACCTCCCTCGCGGCCGGTTCGGTTTCCCCGGCTCACCCTCCGGGGCGGCGCCTTCCTCAGCGGGGGAGCGGTGCTGACGGTGGTGTCATTCTCGGAGAACCGGCGGGACCTGCTGTTCATCGCCCTCCTGCTGGTCTCGGTGCCGATCGTCGCCGGGCTGTCGGTGGCCCTCCGGCCCGTCCGGGTGCGCGTCGGCCGTGACTTCCGCCCCAACCTCGTCTCCGCGGGCGGGCAGACGACTGGGCTGCTCACTGTCGAAAACGTCGGGGTGCAGCCGCTTTCCGGGGTGCGCTGGCGCGAGACCGGCCCGATGGGGACGACGCCGATGCCCAGGGATCTCCCGTTGCCGCCGCTCTCCGGGCTCGGAGGCGGGTGGGGCCGCAGTGGCGGCTGGGACGGTTTCGGCGAGGGCCCCGACGCGGCCGCCCGAACCGTGCGCCTCGAGTGCCCGCTCCCGCCGCACGCGCGGGGACGGTACGAGTATGGGCCGGTCGTGCTCGCCCGGTCCGACCCGTTCGGACTCGTGATGGCGCGCTGGGCGGTCGGCGGCCGGCATGAACTGGTCGTGACTCCCCGGGTGACACCCCTTCCCGGCCGGGGGCTCGCGAGCATGCTCGGTGGGGGAGAAGCCCTCGAACGGCAGCGACTGCTCAACCAGAATTCGGACGAGCTGATCGCTCGCGAGTACCGGCCAGGGGACTCGCTGCGCCGGGTGAATTGGCCGGCCACCGCACGCCACGGCGAGATCATGGTGCGGCAGGAGGAACACCGGAGTGACTCGGGGGTGCGGTTCGTGCTCGACACGCTCGCGCCCACCGAATCGGGCGATCGCGAGGTCGACCGGGCGCGGCGAGCGAGTGCGTTCGAGCTCGGGGTGGAAGTGGCGGCATCCGTCTGCACGCACCTGCTCGCAGCCGGATACCGGGTCGATGTCCTCGAGCTCGGCCCTGCCCAACTCGGAACTGCCCGGCTCGGCCGTACCTCGAACGGTGCCATGGCCGCAACCGATGCCGCACCACTCAGCGCGACCGGGCTCGGCGGCTCTCCCGTGGCCGGGAACGGTGCGGGAGGTGCGGTCGGGTCGGGAGATCCGATCTCCTATCGCGGATCCGGCGGCATTTCACACCTGCTCGAGGACCTCGCGGGCATCGTCCAGGTCCCTGCTGAAGCCAGGGACGCCGGCACCGGCGAACCCAATGGGCTCCTTACGCGCGCGCGCGTCGCCCGCGGGGCGCTCCCGACCTTCGCTGTACTCGGCGCCGGGGCCGGCCTCGACCTGGCCGTTCTCGCCGCGCTCGCGGCACGTGCCCGGCCGGCGATCGCGTTCGTGCTCGAACCCGTGCCGACGGATGCCGCTGAGCGGCTCAGGGAGGCCGGCTGGCGGTGCGTACCGGTGCGTTCGGCTATCGCACTGCCCGAAGTATGGCTCGACGCCGTCGGCGGGAGGGGGGCGCTGCATGAGCCTGCGTGAACGGATCCTGCCAGAGCGAACGATGCCGGCCAGGCCGTCGCCGCGACCGGAAACGCCTGGCCGCCGGAGAACAGAGAAGCGCTTCTCCGGCTCCCGCTGGCCCGTGACCGGTGCGCTCGCGCTGCTCCTTCTCGTCGGGATGACCGCGCTGGGTCCTCTCCTGCAGGGCACCGGCTGGTGGTGGCTGATGGCGGTCGAAGCGGGAGCCGTCTTCGTCGTCTCCGCGGGCATCCGCTTGCTCGGCCCCAGGCCCTGGGTCGTCCCACTCGCCGGTGCCGCCGTGATCGTCGGGAGCGTCACCCTGCTCTTCGGCGGCGGAACAGGGCTGCTCTGGCTCGTGCCGACCGGCGATACGATCGACCGGTTCCGCACCCTCGTCGAATCGGGGATCGCCTCGGTGCAGTCCCAGGGCACCCCGGCTGATCCCGTGACCGGCATCCTGTTCCTGCTCTGCATCGGGGCCGGTGTGATCGCGGTGCTCATGGACGCCCTCGCGATCACCCTGCGGGCGCCGGCGCTCGCTGGGCTGCCCGTACTGGTGCCTGTCGGCGTGCCAGGATTCATCCTCGACAACGGTGCGGAGAAACTGACCCTCGTGCTCACGGCCACGGCATTCCTGCTGCTGCTGCGGATCGACGTCCTCGGCCGGCGCGGCGGGGTCACAGCGGGAACGGGCGAGAGCATCGGGACCGCCGGCTCTCGTGGGCCTGCCGGGCGGGGCTGGCCCGTCACCGGGGCCTTCCTGGTCGGCGGGCTCGGCATCGTCACGGCGCTCGTGCTCAGCATCGCGGTTCCCAACCTGCCCGGCGACGGGCGCGTCGGCGGCCGGGCCACCGGTCCGCTTCTCTTCGGCGACGGCGTGAGCGCCATGGTCAACCTCGGGCAGGATCTCCGGAGTTCGCAGGCCGGCGCCGCACTGCACTACCGGACGAGTGCCGCTCAGCCGCCCTACCTCAAGCTGCTCACCCTGGATCGGTTCGTCGGGCCGAGCTGGACCGCTCGCCTCGAGCCGACCAACACCGGGAACACCGTCGACGCAATCGACCGGCCGCCGGGGCTCTCCGCCCAGGTCGCCACGACGGAGGAGTCCACCCAGGTCGTCATCGACGGGGTTGCCTCGGCCTGGCTGCCCACCCCTGGCGCGGCCACGAAGGTATCCGGGCTCGTCGGCGACTGGTACTGGAACGGGCCCACCGGGACGATTTCGAGCACGAACAGCAGTACCCGGGGCCAGGAGTACACCGTCACCTCCCTCGCCCTCGAGCCCACTCCGGAGCAGCTTCGCGCAGCGACGGGCCGATACCCGGTCAGCGTCGAGTCGAGCCTTCGCCTGCCACGGAACAGCCCCCTGATCATCGAGCAGACCGCTCGCGCGGTGACATCGGGAACGACGACGCCGTATGACGCTGCCGTCGCCCTGCAGGAGTACCTGAGGGGGAGCGAGTTCACCTACGACACGACCGCACCGGTCGAGGACGGCTATGACGGCGGCGGGGTCGACGTGGTCGGTACCTTCCTTGAGGTCAAGCGCGGTTACTGCGTGCATTTCGCCTCCGCGATGGCGGTGATGGCCCGCTCGCTCGGCATCCCGGCGCGCATCGCGATCGGCTATCTTCCCGGTTCCCGCTCCTCGGACTTCATCGAGGGCAGGGACCGTTTCAACGTCGACGCCCACGACCTGCACTCGTGGCCGGAGCTGTACTTCACCGGCATCGGCTGGTTGCC
This genomic window contains:
- a CDS encoding DUF3488 and transglutaminase-like domain-containing protein codes for the protein MSLRERILPERTMPARPSPRPETPGRRRTEKRFSGSRWPVTGALALLLLVGMTALGPLLQGTGWWWLMAVEAGAVFVVSAGIRLLGPRPWVVPLAGAAVIVGSVTLLFGGGTGLLWLVPTGDTIDRFRTLVESGIASVQSQGTPADPVTGILFLLCIGAGVIAVLMDALAITLRAPALAGLPVLVPVGVPGFILDNGAEKLTLVLTATAFLLLLRIDVLGRRGGVTAGTGESIGTAGSRGPAGRGWPVTGAFLVGGLGIVTALVLSIAVPNLPGDGRVGGRATGPLLFGDGVSAMVNLGQDLRSSQAGAALHYRTSAAQPPYLKLLTLDRFVGPSWTARLEPTNTGNTVDAIDRPPGLSAQVATTEESTQVVIDGVASAWLPTPGAATKVSGLVGDWYWNGPTGTISSTNSSTRGQEYTVTSLALEPTPEQLRAATGRYPVSVESSLRLPRNSPLIIEQTARAVTSGTTTPYDAAVALQEYLRGSEFTYDTTAPVEDGYDGGGVDVVGTFLEVKRGYCVHFASAMAVMARSLGIPARIAIGYLPGSRSSDFIEGRDRFNVDAHDLHSWPELYFTGIGWLPFEPTPGRGTVPSYTQPAGQSTPLSGTVGGAPSSAPRPFDDPGQALSTGSGAAKTPGNDAGTPGRVALILGALVVILAAPGGIRLLRSRRRRRDLARGAAGGAEAWRELVDTAVDFGVGVRATETPREFAARIGALPGLTGTGGAAAGAALARLLAAAERHRYGRPAAGAPQPALLGDLDTVSTRISVGASTAGRWRARLLPASLWLFLGERGRAPVTDA